GGCATACGCAAACCCTATTCCCGGCAAAGACCGATACCTGATAGGAGACCTCATCATGGCAACGCTCGACAGGTCTGAGATCCTCATACTCTTCGCCTCGGTCCTCATCGGCAGCGCGGCGGGCTGGTGGAGCCGCACATACTGGGGAAACAGTTTTGTTGCCGTTGCATCGACCCTCATCGGGACCGTGATCGGCTACTTCGTCATCATAACCGTCCTCCGGGCCGCGGGTCACCCGGTCGGGTAACCGGCGTGGAGGGGGGCATGCCTCCTGCAGGCACTCGCGGCCGATATCGCCGAACTCCCCCCGCTCCTCGACCTCGCCGTCCGAATCGCGAACTATGAGTCGTGTTCCTCTGTATACCGGAGGTCCCGGCCGCAGGTGAGGCATTGCCTTATGCCCCATGCCATAGGGGTGCGTCACCGTATCCCGTAAGCCCGCGGCCGGGACCGGCATCGCGGCACTCCCGCACCCGCCCGTCTTCGACCGCGAGGATACGGTCGGCGAGTTCCAGGAGCGAGGGGCGGTGGGAGATGAGGATGGTCGTCCTGCCCTGGACCAGGGTCCGGAGCGTCCGGCGTATCAGATCTTCGGTCTGGAGGTCGAGCGCCGACGTGGGCTCATCGAGGATGAGGATGGGGGCGTCTTTGAGGAACGCTCTCGCAATCGCGACCCGCTGCCGCTGGCCGACGGAGAGCTGGGTCCCGCGCTCGCCGACAATCGTCCGGTAACCGTCGGGGAGCCGCACGATCTCGTCGTGGATCTGCGCCCTCCGGGCGGCCTCAACGACCTCCTCGACAGTGGCCTCAGGCCTGCTGTAGCGGATGTTCTCCTCGATGGTGGTGTGGAAGAGGAAGAGGTCCTGGGAGACGATCGAGATCTGCCGCCGCAGCCACTGCGGATCGAGCGACATGAGGTCGTGGCCGTCGAGCGTGATCGTGCCTCGCTGCGGTGCAAAAGCCCGCAGGATCAGGTTGATGAGCGTCGTCTTTCCTGCCCCGGTCCGCCCGACGACGGCGACCGCCTCGCCGGGGCGGATGACGAACCGTGCGTCGTGGAGAACCCAATCGGACCGGTCGTAGCCGAACCAGACGCCGGCAAACTCGATCCGGCCTTGCACGGCGCCGGGGACGATCCCGCCGGCACCGGGGGCGGCGCCCGATTCACCATGCATCCCAAAGAGTTCGTGCAGGCGGGCGGCGGACGTGAGCGCAGGCTGCATGACCACCGGGAAGGCGAAGAAGGTGTTCACGGTGGGGGCGAATGTCATGATGTAGACCGCGAACGCGACGAAGTCCCCGACGGTCATGGCGCCGGCGAGCACCTCGTTCCCGCCGAACCAGATGACGGCGACCAGCATCAGCGACATCGTCCCGATCCTGAAGTACTCCGAGAACGCGGAGAGCATGGTGTTCTTGATCCGGGCATCGACCATATTCCGGAGCGTTCCGGAGACCTTGTGGACCTCCCGGTCTTCCGCAGCGTGCGACTTCACGGTATCGATCCCGGATATCACCTCCTGGAGGTCCCGCGAGACATAGGCCTGCCGCTCGCGCTCCCGGTGCGTGGCGGCACGGATCCTCCGGACGAAGACGGCGTTGACCAGCAGGTAGAGGGGGATGAAAGCGAGGACGACGAAGGTCAGGGAGAGGCTCAGGATACTGAGGATGACGAGGGTGAAGGCGACGTAGAGGGCGTTCGCGACGATCTGGGGGAGGTACTGGGAGATGGTGTACTGCAGGATCTGGACGTCGTCGGAGAGGCGGGACATGATGTAGCCGGTCTGCTGCGACTTGAAGTAGGAGAGCGGGAAACTCAGGACGTGCTCGACGAGGGCGGTCTGGAGGTTGAAGGCGTAGCCCTCCCTGAACCGGGCGGTCAGGTAGTTCCGGGCGAGGTCGGTCGCGCCGGTGAGAAGCCCGAGCGCGAGAAGGGCGACGATGAGGAGATCGAGCGACGAGAGGAGTCCGCCGGCCCCTGCTAGGATGGCGTCCGACGAGGGGGCCTCTCCGAGCAGGATGTTGTCGATGAAGACCTTGATGCTGAGCGGGAGGACCGTCTTGAGCGCCGAGACGATGGCCGTCGCCACGAGCGCGAGGACCCCCGCCTTCCATATCGGCCGGGCGAACCGGAGAAAGAAGCCGAGGTCGGAAAACCGGAGATCCCCGTCGCCCTTCGCCGGCTGCCTCAGGATCTCGCGGGTGAAGGCGAAGGTGCGCCGGCAGCAGTCTGTGAGTCCCATGATACGCAGGTCCGGTCGGGTGGTGGTCCCCTGTTCTTCACCGGGTCCCTTGCCGGTTCATGCCGCCCGGTCGATATAATACCGGCGGACCCGTGCGTGCCAGAACCGAACTGCAGGAGGTGGCAAGGCGAGAGATCTCCGGATGCAGACAGATGTCGGAAAAGACAGGGTGCCCCCGCCGCATAAGGCCGGGCAGGGCGGGGACCCTCAAGGAGAGGGGCCGGGTTCATCCCCCATAAAAGATGCTCGCCATCTCATAGAGGTCCATATCCACCGTCTTGAGGTTCGCCACCGCCTCTTCGAGCGGGACCGCGACGATCTCGTTCCCTCTGAGCGCGACCATCTTCCCGAAGTCCTTGTCCCTGATGAGGTTCGCCGCCGCCACCCCAAACCGGGTCGCGAGCACCCGATCGTGCGCCGTCGGGGACCCGCCGCGCTGGACGTGGCCGAGCACCGTCACCCGCACCTCCATATCGAGCCTCTTCTCGAGCTCGTCGCGCAGGATGTTGCCGACGCCGCCGAGCGTTACGTGGCCGAACTCGTCCGTCCGGGCGGACCGGGTGATCGCCTCCGCCATCCCCTTCGGCTGGGCGCCCTCCGCGACCACGACGATGCTGAACTGCTTTCCCCGCTCGTAGCGCGCCTTGAGGTGCCGGGTGACCTCGTCGAGGTCGAACGGGATCTCCGGGATGAGGATCTCATCGGCTCCGCCGGCGATCCCGGCCACGGTCGCGATCCATCCCGCATGCCGGCCCATCACCTCCACCACCATGACCCGGTGGTGCGACTCCGCCGTCGTGTGGAGGCGGTCGATCGCCTCCGTGACGATCGAGACGGCGGTATCGAACCCGAAGGTGTAGTCGGTCGCGCCGACGTCGTTGTCGATGGTCTTTGGGACCCCCACGACCGGAATGCCGATCTTCGAGAGTTTGTTCGCGACGCCGAGGGTATCTTCACCCCCGATCGCGACGATGGCATCGATCCCGAACTTCCTGATGTTGTCGCGCAGCCGCTGGACGTCCGCCTCGTTCTTGAAGGGGTTCGTCCGCGACGTCCCGAGGATCGTCCCGCCTTTGGGGAGGATCCCGGTCACCGAGTAATCGGTGAGCGGTTCGACGTTCCCGGCGACCAGTCCGTGCCATCCGTCCCGGATCCCGATCGTGTCGAATCCGTATCTCGCCCCTGTCCGCACCACCGCCCGGATCACCGCGTTCAGGCCCGGACAGTCTCCCCCTCCCGTCAGTACGCCGACCGTCGTCATCCCGTCACCTCCCTCCTTCGTAGATCTTCATCGCCTCGTCCACGCTCGCATCGTCGAGGGTGATCGCCGATATCGCGTTGCAGAACCGGACGGCCTCGTCGAGCGACCGCTGATGGATGTTCCTGCCGGTCGCGTTCCCGACCATGCCGCCAAGGTGGATCTGGTCGTGAAGCTGCTGCAGGAACTCCGGCACGCTGGCATGCGCCCCACCCGCACAGACCGCGCCCGTCCTGCCGGCCGCCGCCGCCGCCTCCTTAAGCAGCGCGGCATCGATCGTCCCGCCCTTCTTCGGGGGGTTCACCTTCGCGAAGTCGCTCCCGAGGGTTGCCGCGACGCCCGCCGCCCCCGCGACCAGGTGCGGGTCCCGCTCGTCCTTGACCGCCTTGCCGCGGGGATACATCCAGAGCACGGTGATGAGGCCGTTCGCGTGCGCGTGGTTGATGAGCTGGGCCGCCTGGTAGAGCATCATCGGCTCGTACTCGCTGCCGAGGTAGACTGTGTAGCCGACGCCGAGGATCGAGAGCCCCGTCCGGTCCCGGAGATCGACGACCTGCCCGACGTTGTGGAGCTCCGAACTGAGCGGGTCCCGCTGGGAGGTCCCGACCAGGTGGGTCTTGGAGTTGAGTTTGACGAGATACGGCACGTCCCGGTAATCCTCGCCATACCGGGCGATCATGCCGAGCTGGGTGGCAAAGACCCCGATCCTCGCCCGGCTCGCGATCCGGAAGAGATGTTCGGGGTCGGCGTCTTCGGGGTGGATGCCTTCGCCGAAAAAGTCGTCGTTGAGGTGCTCGATCTTCTGGTCCCCGGCAAAGAGCATCAGCCTCCCGGTGCCGTGCGTGATCTTCCGGAAGTTCTCCCGGTACCTCTCCTGCTCTTCGGGAGGCACATCGAGAGGGATCCTGATATCGGGTGCTGGTGACATACCCCTTCCTCCCCGTCCCTAGATACTTAAGTGTTGCTGGCGTCCGGATGCCGGGTGCGGCAAGCCGGGGGGCGGGCTATGGACAGCCGGCTCACGCTGGCCGGGCGGAGGTGGCGGCGGCCCCCTTCCCGGCAGGGACGATCGGGAGAACCGCTCCGGCCGGACCGGACGGCATCCCGGTGGCGGTGGTCGTCGCCCCGTATCGAGGGGCGTTTGACAATGTTTATTTTGCTTTCCGCCAGAATCATTCCTAAGTACCCGGCGCTGTCCTTCCGGCTGAAAGCGGTGCCGCACATCGATTCAGGAATAGCCCAATGGATCTTCTGCCAATCCTCATCGACTGGTTCCCGTATCTCCTCTCAGGCGTTGCCGCGACCCTCGGTCTTGTCCTCGTCGCTCTCGGTATAGGGGTCCTTATCGGCCTCCCCATGGCGCTCGGCCAGGTGTACAGTTCTCGCCCGGTGCGCTATATCATCGGGATCTACGTCTGGTTCTTCAGGGGTCTCCCCATCCTCGTCCTGCTCTTCCTCTTCTGGTTCGGCATCTTCCCGGCGATCGGGCTCGGCGATCTCTCTGCGTTCGTCGTCGGAGCGGTCGTGCTGGGCCTGAGAGGCGCGGCGTACCAGTCCCAGATCTTCCGGGGGGCCATCCAGTCGGTCGGGGAAGGGCAGATGATCGCGGCACGATCACTCGGGATGAGCAGGTTCACCGCCATCCATTCCGTCGTCCTTCCCCAGGCGATGCGGATCGCTCTTCCCGGATGGTCGAACGAGTACCCGAACATCCTGACGGACTCGGCAGTCTGTTACGCCATCGGGGTCGCAGAACTGCTCACCATCACATCGAGGATGGTCACGCAGACTCATATCACGATGCCGATCTACCTCGCCGCGGCAGGGATCTTCATCATCTTAAATTACGGGGGCCTCAGAGTCCTGCACGGGCTTGAGAAGAGAGTCGCGGTTCCGGGGTTCGGGGCAGGAGGGATGTAGAAGATGGACAACAACGAGATTGTGCTGAGAGTCGAGGACATACACAAGGCTTTCGGGGATAAGGAGGTGCTGCGGGGTGTCTCGTTCGATGTCCGGAGAGGCGAGACGATGGTCTTCATCGGCCCTTCGGGGACGGGAAAGAGCACGCTTCTCCGGTGCATCAACCAGCTCACGCTGCCCGACCGCGGAAGGGTCTGGCTCGACGGCGAGGAGGTCACGAACTCCGGAGCCCGGATCAACCATTTCCGGCAGAAGATCGGGATGGTCTTCCAGAACTTCTTCCTCTTCGACCACCTCACCGCCGTCAGAAATGTCGAACTGGCCCTGCTCAAGGTCAGGGGAATGAGCAAGGCCGAGGCGCGCGAGAAAGCGCTCATGGAGCTCCGGCAGGTGGGGATGGAGGACTGGGCCGACCATTATCCGGCCGAGCTCTCCGGCGGCCAGGCCCAGCGGGTCTCCATCGCCCGGGCGCTTGCCATGGACCCGGATGTCATCCTCTTCGACGAGCCGACGTCCGCGCTCGACCCCGAACTGACCCGCGAGGTCCTAGAGGTCATGAAGCGGCTGGCCCGGGACGGCATGACGATGCTCGTCGTCACCCACGAGATGGGGTTTGCCTGCTCGGTCGCAAACGAGATCCTCTTCATGGAGAACGGTGTGGTCGCCGAGCAGGGCTCTCCGGACCTGCTCCTGCACGATCCGCGGTTCACCCGAATGAAGGACTTCATCGGACGGTTTGATTCCCATCCGGGAGACTGAGGCGCAGCGATGGACCAGGCAACCTTCATCTTCGATATCCTCCTCCCGGCGCTGATGGAGGGGCTGGTCGTCACCCTGCAGCTGATCGCGTGCTCCGCCCCGTTCGGCCTCGCGCTCGGGATCGCCGTCGCGACGGGGAGGCAGTACGGCGGCCGCACCATCTCCTGGCTCTGCAAAACGTTCGTCTTCCTGATCAAGGGCACCCCGCTCCTCCTCCTCCTCTTCATCCTCTACTTCGGGTTGCCGGCGATTGGGATCACTTTCACGGCCTTCGTTGCATCGGTGATCGGGTTCATCCTCTGCAACGGCGCGTACAACGCCGAGTACATCCGGGGCGCACTCATATCGATCAAGGACGGCCAGATGGTCGCTGCCCAGGCTCTGGGGATGACC
This portion of the Methanoculleus caldifontis genome encodes:
- a CDS encoding beta/alpha barrel domain-containing protein, with protein sequence MSPAPDIRIPLDVPPEEQERYRENFRKITHGTGRLMLFAGDQKIEHLNDDFFGEGIHPEDADPEHLFRIASRARIGVFATQLGMIARYGEDYRDVPYLVKLNSKTHLVGTSQRDPLSSELHNVGQVVDLRDRTGLSILGVGYTVYLGSEYEPMMLYQAAQLINHAHANGLITVLWMYPRGKAVKDERDPHLVAGAAGVAATLGSDFAKVNPPKKGGTIDAALLKEAAAAAGRTGAVCAGGAHASVPEFLQQLHDQIHLGGMVGNATGRNIHQRSLDEAVRFCNAISAITLDDASVDEAMKIYEGGR
- a CDS encoding amino acid ABC transporter ATP-binding protein, translating into MDNNEIVLRVEDIHKAFGDKEVLRGVSFDVRRGETMVFIGPSGTGKSTLLRCINQLTLPDRGRVWLDGEEVTNSGARINHFRQKIGMVFQNFFLFDHLTAVRNVELALLKVRGMSKAEAREKALMELRQVGMEDWADHYPAELSGGQAQRVSIARALAMDPDVILFDEPTSALDPELTREVLEVMKRLARDGMTMLVVTHEMGFACSVANEILFMENGVVAEQGSPDLLLHDPRFTRMKDFIGRFDSHPGD
- a CDS encoding amino acid ABC transporter permease; this encodes MDLLPILIDWFPYLLSGVAATLGLVLVALGIGVLIGLPMALGQVYSSRPVRYIIGIYVWFFRGLPILVLLFLFWFGIFPAIGLGDLSAFVVGAVVLGLRGAAYQSQIFRGAIQSVGEGQMIAARSLGMSRFTAIHSVVLPQAMRIALPGWSNEYPNILTDSAVCYAIGVAELLTITSRMVTQTHITMPIYLAAAGIFIILNYGGLRVLHGLEKRVAVPGFGAGGM
- a CDS encoding amino acid ABC transporter permease; amino-acid sequence: MDQATFIFDILLPALMEGLVVTLQLIACSAPFGLALGIAVATGRQYGGRTISWLCKTFVFLIKGTPLLLLLFILYFGLPAIGITFTAFVASVIGFILCNGAYNAEYIRGALISIKDGQMVAAQALGMTRWQAIRSVILPQALRRAIPGLSNEFIYLIKYSSLAYMLTVIELSGAGKLVATKYFLYTESFAVVGVVYLVLVTITTAAVHLLEKRLAVPGTARATTAAQL
- a CDS encoding ABC transporter ATP-binding protein, producing the protein MGLTDCCRRTFAFTREILRQPAKGDGDLRFSDLGFFLRFARPIWKAGVLALVATAIVSALKTVLPLSIKVFIDNILLGEAPSSDAILAGAGGLLSSLDLLIVALLALGLLTGATDLARNYLTARFREGYAFNLQTALVEHVLSFPLSYFKSQQTGYIMSRLSDDVQILQYTISQYLPQIVANALYVAFTLVILSILSLSLTFVVLAFIPLYLLVNAVFVRRIRAATHRERERQAYVSRDLQEVISGIDTVKSHAAEDREVHKVSGTLRNMVDARIKNTMLSAFSEYFRIGTMSLMLVAVIWFGGNEVLAGAMTVGDFVAFAVYIMTFAPTVNTFFAFPVVMQPALTSAARLHELFGMHGESGAAPGAGGIVPGAVQGRIEFAGVWFGYDRSDWVLHDARFVIRPGEAVAVVGRTGAGKTTLINLILRAFAPQRGTITLDGHDLMSLDPQWLRRQISIVSQDLFLFHTTIEENIRYSRPEATVEEVVEAARRAQIHDEIVRLPDGYRTIVGERGTQLSVGQRQRVAIARAFLKDAPILILDEPTSALDLQTEDLIRRTLRTLVQGRTTILISHRPSLLELADRILAVEDGRVRECRDAGPGRGLTGYGDAPLWHGA
- a CDS encoding 6-phosphofructokinase; the encoded protein is MTTVGVLTGGGDCPGLNAVIRAVVRTGARYGFDTIGIRDGWHGLVAGNVEPLTDYSVTGILPKGGTILGTSRTNPFKNEADVQRLRDNIRKFGIDAIVAIGGEDTLGVANKLSKIGIPVVGVPKTIDNDVGATDYTFGFDTAVSIVTEAIDRLHTTAESHHRVMVVEVMGRHAGWIATVAGIAGGADEILIPEIPFDLDEVTRHLKARYERGKQFSIVVVAEGAQPKGMAEAITRSARTDEFGHVTLGGVGNILRDELEKRLDMEVRVTVLGHVQRGGSPTAHDRVLATRFGVAAANLIRDKDFGKMVALRGNEIVAVPLEEAVANLKTVDMDLYEMASIFYGG